The genomic stretch CTTTGTAACCATCTGCTTTTGACCAAAATATACGCTTATAGTCAGCTTCCAAACGTAAACTATCAATGCTATATGCTACTGCTGTACCTACCTCAGCAGGTTGCGTAAGAGTCAAATCATCTTTAGTACCATCAAAATTAAAATCAAATACACCTTTATATTTCATATGTACTTCTGAAGTATATGTCAAAGAAAAATCTATATTTTCATTAAATTCATAATTAGCTCCAAGATGATAACCTGCACCTATGTGACTATCTCCATTGCTTCCAAGATCAGACCCATCAAACTGGTTGATCATATGCATCTCAAGATCTCCATAAGAGATATCTACACCACCACCTAATGAAAGTTTTCCAAAACTTCTTGCATACACAGTACTGAGCTTTGCATAAACAAGATGTGTTTTCATACCTGCAAGCCCTTTTTGAACAGGTTCATCACTATAATCGACACCCATTCCGCTTACTGAGAATAGCCCAATACCAAAACTGCTCTTATCATCTATAGACTTAACATATCCCAAATATGGAATAACTTCAAAATCACTCTTGCTTTTTGCAACTTCGCCACTGGCATTACTGTTTTTAGCAGTTACATCCGGCATAAAGAGTGTAGTACCAATGGAAAACTCAGACTTTGAAGCCTTAGTTAAAAGTGCGGGATTTATAAATATAGATTCTGCGCCAAGATATGTAGAAGAAGCAGCTCCTGCAATAGCTCTTGACTTTGTACCGGCACCTATGAGATTGTCACCCTGAGTAGCAAAAAGCGCTACCGATAAAGTAGCAGATAAAACAATGACCTTTTTCATTTTATTTCCCCCTAAGCAATTAATTTACTTAATAATTGCCGGTATTATAGTCAATGAAAAAGTTAATGTCAAGTATATCTATAGATATTACGTATTTTATATTTTGACAATAAATGATTATTATAAATTATAATTAAACCATTAAAGAACTAAAGCACCTAAAACAGCATTTTCTTTACCTATGGGAAACTTTCTATTCATTAAAAATTTTTCATTTGCAAAATTTCTTTTAACACGGCTAAAAAGTGATTGATGACCAAATGCTTTACCGCATAAAACTATATGTTCTGCTTTTGAACGCCGTTTTAACTCTTGTAATACTTCTGTAATGTAGTCACCAAATGATTCAAAAATTGAGTATGCAAGAAGTGTTACAGGAACATCAGCCAACTTATAACTCATAATACTTGCAAGAAAAGCGTATGGATCAAATCTATTATCAGAGAGTTTTGTATCTATTTGTAGTCCTCCTTTACCAACAAATGAAAGTGCCTCTTTGCCTACTGCTTCAAATCCTAGGTTTTTTAATCCCATAATCAGTGCAGCTGCCTCAAAAAGATCTGTAGGAGCATCTTTTGAAAAGAGTTTTTCTGCTATTTCAGGAAACTTCTTTGAAAAATTTTCAACAAGCCTGTCAGACCCTTCACGAAGAGTTGCAATATTTTCACGTAGTTGTGATGAAGTAAACTTTAGTGAAGGCACTGCTACAATAGGCTTATTACCATTATGGTATAAAAATATAGGAAGTTTATCAAAATATACACCAACTGCCTTCTCATTTACAAACTGATATTCTAGTAAAACAGAGAGTAAAGATGCAGATGCTTGATCAAAATAGACTGTTCTTGAGTGTTCAGGTACTTCAGTCTCGCTATCTAAAACAAAAAGCTCTGTAGCTTCAACATTGTCCATATGCTCCATTTTATCTATTAAAACATTACCATTATTTGGTACAGCAGCTAAACCGTGAGCTATTGCTACCCGATTTGTATGATGTTTTAAATGTGCAGGGAATGAGACTCTTTCACCTTCTACAATAAATTTAGAATCTTTATTTATAAAATATCTCATATCACTTTGAGAGCTTATTTGCAGATCATAATCAATTATATAATCAGCCGATTGCTCTTCATCACACTCAATATATCCTACATAACCAAACCCTTGAGATGTCAACTCTTTAGCCAATAAAATAGAAAATCCGTCATCAGGATACTTAATAGTAGCTACACGTCCATAAAATGGCCATAGCTCTTCATCACTAACAGCTACATCAATAATTGGTCTCTCAATTGATAGAAGAGAGTGTATTTCATCTTTTATAACAGAGCAAAATGACTCAATATTTCCTGCGTCAAGCACCATAAGCCTTTTATTTGGTAAATTATATTCTCTCTTTGCATCAAAAAAGAGTCGCTCTCCCATTAATGTTTTTATTTTAACTGTTTTACCATCTTTTATTGCCTTGGCTGCAACCTCAAACATGGTTCTAAAACTTCCGGCATCATTGGCATACCGCTCTTTGGAACGGTCTCTCATTTTAACAGGAATACCGCAAGCATGACAGCTTATGAGCTGATAATCTTTTCTAAACGGGTTAGAGGTCATCTCCTCTTCGCATGCTTTACAAGGCACAAAAAAACGCATCTGAGAATTTTCACGTCTAAAAGGATAACCTTCTATTAAAGCATATTGAGAGCCACAACAATTACAGCTTGTAAAAGGGTAATAGTAACGCCTAGAAGATGGGTCAAACAACTCTTTTTGACAAACTGGACATAAACCTATTGAGTGCGGAATAGAAAAACTATTGTCTAACTCTGTTTTTATGGCAGGTATATCATCTACTCTATGTTCAGATCCCCTCATAAAAAGAGAGGCAGGAAGAGTTTCACCCAAAACTTTCAAAAAATCTACAAGATTTGGATCATTCTCATCTGCTATAAATGTTATTTTATCATTAGACTGGATTAATGAAACCTCAACTTTACTTTGCTTAGACAGAGCCTCTATATAGCGTAAAATATAACTATGTGAAGAGATATACTCTAATTCAAAAATAAATGCCATAAATGACTCCTTTTTTAATAACTATATACTTGCCACAGTAGGAGAATTGTACTCTCTAATAATTTCATCTAACGTTTTAAATAATTTTTTTGGTTTTGCACTTATACCGCTATTTTGAAGCTCTTTTAATGTTGCTTTAACCAAATTATCAAACTTCTCTTTTATAGTGTAAGTCAAATCTATATCAACACTCTCAATATCTTTAGGTACTATACCTATAACATTAACTTCTGCCATACTGTTAAGCATTGAACATATTTCAAGCATTTCAACTACTTCAACTTCATGTGCAGTCTGACGATAACTTCCCAGCCCCATTAAAGCATCGGCCGGTAGATTATATACTGAACCGGCCTCATCTTTGATTGAGACTGTATCGAGAATGATAACCTTTTTATAGCTTTGGTAATATGTCATAAGCTTAAAGCCCAATGTTCCACCATCAATAATATCTATATTTGGAGAAAAATCATAATTCTCCTCCAAATACTTAGCGGCATAAATACCAACTCCTTCATCTTTAAACAGTATATTTCCAATACCAATAATAATAGTATCATTCTCTTTCATTTTTATCACTTTCGTTTAAATTTAGATCCACCAAAGACAATAGCAATATCGCCCTCTTGCCAATAGATAGTACGCCAAACTTGATAGTAAATATGAAACATTACCCATGCCAATATCCACCACATTGTAAGATGATGAGAGATTCTTACATCCATCAATGTACCACCAGTAACAGAAATAGTCCAGTCAGTTGTTAAATGTAAAATTGTAGGCCACCAGCTTCCAACAGAGCTTGTTCCTGACCCTAATCCATGTACATATAACTGCAAACCAGTTAATAGCATCCAACCAAGCAATAGATGCAAAATAGTAAAATAGACTGTGTTAAAACTATCATTATGACTTGAATCAAAGTTCTTTCTTCGATTAAGTGTTAATAAGTTTATCAATACTTCAAAAAACTCTTTAATATTTTTAGCAGTTGGTATCAGCTTTTTATAAGGCTTTTCAAATCTACTGAAAAAGTATAAATAGCCAATAATGATAGATGTAACATCTAGTAAAATTGCACCTATCAGATGAACCCATCTATTCCAAGCCATTACATATTTATCTACCGCAGGATCAGATATAAAACTTTGATAATAAGGGTGGGCTATATATAATCCTGTAATTACAGCAGTTAATATAGCAATTGCATTTACCCAGTGAATGATCCTTCCTGCTGTAGTCATCCTTTTAACTCTTTTATATTCAGGTTTCATGCGATCTCCTTAAAAAGAACAGCTTGTATCTACCTTGTAAACGCCAAGCTCTCTACCTTTTGTATCAACTATATGTACAGCACAAGCAATACATGGATCAAAACTGTGAATAGTTCGAAGAATCTCAAGAGGCTGATCTGGATCTGCAACTTTGATTCCAATCAAACTTGATTCATAAGCTCCCATTCTCTCTTTATAATCACGAGGTGCTGCATTCCAAGTAGATGGTACAACTGCTTGATAGTTTGATACTAAGCCATTTTCAATTCGTACCCAATGACCAAGTGATCCACGTGGAGCCTCTTCAATACCATAACCTTTAGCACTTTTACTCACTTTATCAAAATCAAATTCAGTCCATGTTGAGAGATCACCTGATGCACTATTTTTAGCCAATTCATCAATCCAATCTATCATAATGTCTGCCATTAGTTCAGTCTCTATTGCACGTGCAGCAGTACGCCCAACAGTAGAAAAAAGTACTTTTACAGGCAAGTTTCCATTTTTTAAGAATCTATTTACATACTCTTGAATACGTTTATCTCCTCTTGCATAACCAACTACCATTCGTGCAAGTGGTCCAACTTCAACACGTGTATCATCATATAAAGGAGATTTGATCCAACTATATTTATTCTTAGTATCAAGATATGCTATACCATTCTCTCTCTTGCCAAATCCTGTATACTCAGGCTCTGTTTGCCCATTATACGGATGAAGAGGTTTTTCTCCTTTATACCATGAATGAGAAACATCTTCAGCAATTTTTTCTGTATCAAAATCGATAACATTATTAAGGTCACCATTTAAAACCAATCCACTAGGGAAAAGTAGCTCACCTTTATACATAGGATTGTCATCAAGCCTGAATCCACCATAAACCAAATAGTTTTTCAATCCGCCACCTGCACCCTCAAGTGCTTCATCGGCATACATTGTACCTGCCATATAGACATCTGGAAGATAAGCCTGTTTAATAAACTTTCTAAATTTCATGTGTAAATCTTTAAAAAGGGCAATTCGTGCCGGATTTTTAATATCTTGTACACATGTTACTCCACCAACAACAATACTTTGTGGATGAGGATTTTTACCTCCAAAAATCGCCATCATTTTTGCAACATCACGCTGAAGATCAAGTGCTTGCAAATAGTGTGTAACGCCTATGAGATTCTGTTCTGGAGTCAATTTATAATTCTTATTTCCCCAATAACCATTGCCAAATATTCCAAGTCTTCCCTGCTTAACAAATTTTGCAATACGTTCTTGAACTTGTGAAAACTCACTTTCAGAATCTGTCCAAGCCTTTTCTCCTGCAATAGAAGCCCATTTTTTTGCCTCTTCAGCAGTTTTCTTGGGATCAGCTTTTAGTGCAGAGGTAATATCAACCCAATCTAGTGCGTGTAAATGATAAAAGTGAACAACATGATCATGAAGATAGAGTGAGCCTTGAATTAAATTTCTAACTAACCTGGCATTTTTTGGAATTGTGATGCCAAATGCATGTTCAACTGCTTCAATACTTCGTTGATAGTGTGTTCCTGTGCATACACCACATATTCTCATTGCTAAAAGACCACAATCTCGAGGATCTCTACCTTTTAAAATTGTTTCAATACCTCGAAACATAGTTGACGAACTATATGCGTCTACAATAGTATTGTTATCATCTATTACAGCTTCTATTCTAAGGTGCCCTTCAATTCTTGTAATTGGATCAACAACAATATGTTTGCTCATTACTCTTCCCCCTCATCAGATTTATTACCAGCCAATGCACTTGCTGCAGCGTGTATTCCTATTCCTATTCCCGTAGCAGTCAATATACCAAGACCAAATTCATCTACTGTTTTTTCTACACCTCCGGTAGGTGCTTTAATATTGGCATCTGCCATTGGACGCTCATAAGCATATTTGTCCCAAAAATCTGGTTCAGAACAGCCAATACATCCACGCCCTACTCCAATAGGCCAGTTCACACCTTCGTTATAGCGAACAATAGAGCAGTTATTAAATGTCATAGGTCCTTTGCAACCCATTTTATATAAACAGAAATTATTTTTAGCACCTTCATCACCCCACTCTTCTACAAACTCTCCTGCATCAAAGTGTGCACGTCTTTCACAATTGTCATGAATTCGGTAACCAAATGCAAATTTAGGTCGTAAAAGAGAGTCTAGTTCAGGAATCTGTCCTGTCAATACATAATGCAATATTACCCCTACCATATTTGCCGGATTTGCTGGACATGCAGGAATATTAATAATAGGTTTACCTTTAACAATATCCATAACTCCTTTTGCACCAGTTGGATTAGGTGAGGCTGCAGGAATTCCACCAAATGTAGCACAACTTCCAACAGCAACAACAGCAGCAGCATCATTGGCAAGTCTTTTAAGATGCTCTTCAAAAGTTTCACCACTTGGTCCTATTGTTCCATAATAACCATTCATTCCAGTAGGAATAGAACCTTCAACAAAAAGAAGATATTTTCCTTTAAATGTCTCCATTGCATCATGTAATTGTGCTTCTGCCTGATGACCTGATGCAGCCATTAGTGTTTCTTGAAACTCAAGACTAATCAACTCTAAAATAATTTCATCTACTTTAGGGCCATCACTTCTAATGAAAGCTTCAGAGTTACCTGCACAATCTTGAAGTTCGATCCAAATAACAGGCACACGATTCATAACTTCAGCTGCTTCTGCTACCAAAGGTTCAAAAAAACTTGGCAACATAAGCATTGCAGTAGTTGCACTTACCCATTTCATAAAATCACGTCGACTACATCCCTCTTCAGAAAGAATTTCATTAAGTTCAAGCTTATTACCAAATGGTTCAAGTATCTTTAACTCTTCAATATGTTTTTTACACTGTTCATAAAGCCGTTGATAGTAGATATCACCTCTGTTAGTATCTATACGAGAACTTTTTGCAGTAAAAAGTTTTTTTACTGCTTCTCTTCTATCATCCATTAATCACCTCCTGTTTTTAGTAGCTTTATATGATAAAAAATCATAACTTAATTTTATATCACTGCTGTAAATTAACTATAATTTTTATTTATTAAAGTGAATGATGAAAAATATGATATTTATTTATAGCAACACCCCTATATACCTGCATTTTCTTTGCAATAAACATTTGTACAATCCTCCAATTGCGTAAAGAAAAAGAGTTTTTCGTTTATGCAAAATTTCATTAAAAGGGTCATCATCATGACAAAAAAATTACTCTCAACAGTTACTGCAGCTGCAGTTTTAACTACAGGCGCAATGGCATATGAAGTCAGTGATCTGCACTATTTAGATAACAATACCACTAGTTATGAGACAACCGACAAATTAGAGCACTCTTTAGAGTATTCAAAAAATCTTAATGGTGATGCTCTACTCTTCCCAGCATTTTATGCCGGTGGTGGGTTTACAACAGAGATAAAAATCATTAATACTAGTGGTCAATACTCAAATGTTGCAAAAGTGATCTTTTTTGAGAAAGAGACATCAAAAGAGATAATGGATTTCAATGTATATCTATCAGCCCATGATGTTTGGACAGCACAAGTTGTAGAGAAAGATGGTAAATACTATATTGAGTCTACAGACAACTCTAGTCCTCTTGAGACAATCAACTATGAAATGGCAAGTATAGAACACCCTCTAAGTGTAGAGATTCCATCGAATGCAGGTTATTTTGAAGTTGTAAAAAGTGTTGTTGTTAACAATGATTACCACGGTCAACACTTAACTCTT from Hydrogenimonas thermophila encodes the following:
- a CDS encoding OmpP1/FadL family transporter, which produces MKKVIVLSATLSVALFATQGDNLIGAGTKSRAIAGAASSTYLGAESIFINPALLTKASKSEFSIGTTLFMPDVTAKNSNASGEVAKSKSDFEVIPYLGYVKSIDDKSSFGIGLFSVSGMGVDYSDEPVQKGLAGMKTHLVYAKLSTVYARSFGKLSLGGGVDISYGDLEMHMINQFDGSDLGSNGDSHIGAGYHLGANYEFNENIDFSLTYTSEVHMKYKGVFDFNFDGTKDDLTLTQPAEVGTAVAYSIDSLRLEADYKRIFWSKADGYKDFQWDDQNVISLGATWNYNEKWTFRGGYSYAKSPLHNKEYKDGVVEGFPFPSQQIAFFNLVGFPAITQTHYSVGASYKIDDAIQINAAYVYAPKATESFAGIEASNSQSSFSFGLDYRF
- a CDS encoding HyaD/HybD family hydrogenase maturation endopeptidase, translated to MKENDTIIIGIGNILFKDEGVGIYAAKYLEENYDFSPNIDIIDGGTLGFKLMTYYQSYKKVIILDTVSIKDEAGSVYNLPADALMGLGSYRQTAHEVEVVEMLEICSMLNSMAEVNVIGIVPKDIESVDIDLTYTIKEKFDNLVKATLKELQNSGISAKPKKLFKTLDEIIREYNSPTVASI
- a CDS encoding cytochrome b/b6 domain-containing protein, whose translation is MKPEYKRVKRMTTAGRIIHWVNAIAILTAVITGLYIAHPYYQSFISDPAVDKYVMAWNRWVHLIGAILLDVTSIIIGYLYFFSRFEKPYKKLIPTAKNIKEFFEVLINLLTLNRRKNFDSSHNDSFNTVYFTILHLLLGWMLLTGLQLYVHGLGSGTSSVGSWWPTILHLTTDWTISVTGGTLMDVRISHHLTMWWILAWVMFHIYYQVWRTIYWQEGDIAIVFGGSKFKRK
- a CDS encoding nickel-dependent hydrogenase large subunit translates to MSKHIVVDPITRIEGHLRIEAVIDDNNTIVDAYSSSTMFRGIETILKGRDPRDCGLLAMRICGVCTGTHYQRSIEAVEHAFGITIPKNARLVRNLIQGSLYLHDHVVHFYHLHALDWVDITSALKADPKKTAEEAKKWASIAGEKAWTDSESEFSQVQERIAKFVKQGRLGIFGNGYWGNKNYKLTPEQNLIGVTHYLQALDLQRDVAKMMAIFGGKNPHPQSIVVGGVTCVQDIKNPARIALFKDLHMKFRKFIKQAYLPDVYMAGTMYADEALEGAGGGLKNYLVYGGFRLDDNPMYKGELLFPSGLVLNGDLNNVIDFDTEKIAEDVSHSWYKGEKPLHPYNGQTEPEYTGFGKRENGIAYLDTKNKYSWIKSPLYDDTRVEVGPLARMVVGYARGDKRIQEYVNRFLKNGNLPVKVLFSTVGRTAARAIETELMADIMIDWIDELAKNSASGDLSTWTEFDFDKVSKSAKGYGIEEAPRGSLGHWVRIENGLVSNYQAVVPSTWNAAPRDYKERMGAYESSLIGIKVADPDQPLEILRTIHSFDPCIACAVHIVDTKGRELGVYKVDTSCSF
- a CDS encoding hydrogenase small subunit, which translates into the protein MDDRREAVKKLFTAKSSRIDTNRGDIYYQRLYEQCKKHIEELKILEPFGNKLELNEILSEEGCSRRDFMKWVSATTAMLMLPSFFEPLVAEAAEVMNRVPVIWIELQDCAGNSEAFIRSDGPKVDEIILELISLEFQETLMAASGHQAEAQLHDAMETFKGKYLLFVEGSIPTGMNGYYGTIGPSGETFEEHLKRLANDAAAVVAVGSCATFGGIPAASPNPTGAKGVMDIVKGKPIINIPACPANPANMVGVILHYVLTGQIPELDSLLRPKFAFGYRIHDNCERRAHFDAGEFVEEWGDEGAKNNFCLYKMGCKGPMTFNNCSIVRYNEGVNWPIGVGRGCIGCSEPDFWDKYAYERPMADANIKAPTGGVEKTVDEFGLGILTATGIGIGIHAAASALAGNKSDEGEE